From a region of the Pleuronectes platessa chromosome 22, fPlePla1.1, whole genome shotgun sequence genome:
- the gcc1 gene encoding GRIP and coiled-coil domain-containing protein 1, producing MEKFGMSFGGGPSRKELLDAIESQKKQLVQYQSRFKDVVQAYKSLLKEKEALEASLQVLSVTQDPEQNQVLVRPDPADDGCSLHSEDSVDTAVSLDTPTDIRGDQSEDEQGDTGGELNSTSLRAELDTSNVAGEALQQTTPPPSVEAERRLAQLKSQLSTLTSALATVSQQKSRMEASFQADKRQLKQELDELQEQLVAVTSQQEAERRALHQQLAESRARIITQQHEREQEHGDHVQQLRELQRILQQERDLRQDAELHLQDANAALLVTSQAVDRGAESEAHLNQVREERDELKRRLQVAEADQKKPDPRVDDLQQDLTEQKKHFQKQIHIETRKACEAEERARERAQAAEVRVAGLEQRVSELSELLGSCEKARQQGQQAAQRLRDRILQLDTENKTLAIAASSRSTSDLGVDESQLDVNALKEKLEKVKKLLLLATQRNQNQNILDLTETEGEPGSDRASMLVYQLELRQLKDEFERYKLRAQVVLKSKNTKDGSQAKELEDVRDQLSELKEKYINLRIQSDEANAHHCRELAEQRQAAASLQQSHKQEVERAVVVHRDELLRLEAELHKQRERTMKLLDEKDQELERLRAAAALGRSSDSSEVNDEGRESESEGEIIGQALQRAAPAEPTLLLYAEQLARKDVQVGGLRRQRHRLEEDIHQLQARLIANGERHDEEVTELRGQVDKLIRDQGREGANMEYLKNVVYKFLTLQDASGRHQTLTAILTILHFSPQEKQHVLRLQGVTWWSNNRK from the exons ATGGAGAAGTTTGGAATGAGTTTCGGGGGCGGGCCTAGCaggaaggagctgctggacgcCATCGAGTCCCAGAAGAAGCAGCTGGTCCAGTACCAGAGCCGCTTCAAGGACGTGGTCCAGGCCTACAAGAGTCtgctgaaggagaaggaggctcTAGAGGCAAGTCTGCAGGTCCTGAGCGTGACCCAGGACCCGGAGCAGAATCAGGTCCTCGTCCGCCCAGACCCTGCTGACGATGGCTGCTCCTTGCACAGCGAGGACAGCGTGGACACAGCGGTGTCTTTGGACACACCCACTGACATCAGAGGGGACCAGTCTGAAGACGAGCAGGGGGACACGGGCGGAGAACTCAACTCAACA TCGCTGAGAGCAGAGCTTGATACCAGCAATGTAGCAGGAGAGGCTCTGCAACAGACCACGCCCCCCCCGAGCGTAGAGGCGGAGCGACGCCTGGCCCAGCTGAAGAGCCAACTGAGCACGCTCACCAGCGCCCTCGCCACCGTGTCACAGCAGAAGTCTCGGATGGAGGCGAGTTTCCAGGCCGACAAACGTCAGCTGAAGCAGGagctggacgagctgcaggagcagctggtggctgtgacctcacagcaggaggcggagcgtCGTGCTCTCCACCAGCAGCTGGCCGAGAGTCGAGCTCGCATCATCACGCAGCAGCACGAGCGGGAGCAGGAGCACGGCGACCACGTCCAGCAGCTGCGAGAGCTGCAGAGGATCCTGCAGCAGGAACGAGACCTTCGACAGGACGCAGAGCTCCACCTACAGGACGCCAACGCCGCCCTTCTCGTGACATCACAGGCCGTAGACCGGGGGGCGGAGTCCGAGGCTCACCTGAACCAGGTCAGGGAGGAAAGAGATGAGCTGAAGAGGAGGCTTCAAGTCGCAGAGGCAGACCAGAAGAAACCAGATCCGAGAGTCGACGATCTGCAGCAGGACCTGACGGAACAGAAAAAACACTTCCAGAAGCAGATCCATATAGAGACCAGGAAG GCTTGCGAGGCTGAGGAGCGTGCTCGTGAGCGTGCTCAGGCTGCGGAGGTCCGGGTCGCAGGTCTGGAGCAGCGCGTCTCGGAGCTTTCTGAGCTGCTCGGCTCCTGTGAAAAGGCGAGGCAGCAGGGCCAGCAGGCGGCTCAGAGACTCCGAGACCGGATCCTGCAGCTGGACACTGAGAACAAAACACTGGCCATCGCCGCTTCGAGCaggtcgacctctgacctcggcgTGGACGAGTCACAGCTGGACGTCAATGCgctgaaggagaagctggaaaaggtgaagaagctgctgctgttggcgaCTCAGaggaaccagaaccagaacatcCTGGACCTGACAGAAACCGAGGGAGAGCCTGGCAGCGACAGAGCGTCAATGCTTGTTTACCAGCTGGAGCTGCGGCAGCTGAAGGACGAGTTCGAGCGCTACAAGCTGCGAGCACAAGTGGTGCTGAAGAGCAAAAACACCAAAGATGGCAGCCAGGCCAAAGAGCTGGAGGATGTCCGGGACCAGTTGTCAGAGCTAAAGGAGAAGTACATCAACCTGAGGATACAGAGCGACGAGGCCAACGCCCACCACTGCCGCGAGCTGGCGGAGCAGAGGCAGGCGGCGGCATCACTGCAGCAGagccacaaacaggaagtggagcggGCGGTGGTGGTGCATCGGGATGAGCTGCTGCGACTGGAGGCAGAGCTGCacaagcagagggagaggacCATGAAGCTGCTGGACGAGAAGGACCAGGAGCTCGAGAGGCTGAGGGCCGCTGCTGCACTCGGCCGCAGCAGTGACAGCTCCGAGGTCAACGATGAGGGGCGCGAGTCCGAGTCCGAGGGGGAAATCATCGGCCAAGCCCTGCAGCGAGCTGCGCCAGCTGAGCCCACGCTGCTGCTCTATGCTGAGCAGCTGGCCAGGAAAGATGTGCAGGTTGGTGGCCTGCGCCGGCAAAGACATCGGCTGGAGGAGGACATCCACCAGCTGCAGGCCAGGCTCATCGCTAATGGAGAACGACACGACGAGGAGGTGACGGAACTGCGAGGACAGGTCGACAAGCTGATCCGTGACCAGGGCAGAGAGGGCGCCAACATGGAGTACCTGAAGAACGTCGTCTACAAGTTCCTGACGCTGCAGGATGCCAGCGGGAGGCATCAGACACTCACCGCCATCTTGACCATCCTGCACTTCAGCCCGCAGGAGAAGCAGCACGTCCTCCGGCTGCAGGGGGTCACGTGGTGGAGCAACAACAGAAAGTAA
- the LOC128428715 gene encoding ADP-ribosylation factor 4 → MGLTISSLFARFFGKKQMRILMVGLDAAGKTTILYKLKLGEIVTTIPTIGFNVETVEYKNICFTVWDVGGQDKIRPLWRHYFQNTQGLIFVVDSNDRERVPESAEELNKMIQEDELKDAVLLVFANKQDLPNAMSVTELTDKLGLNNLRIRTWHIQATCATQGTGLYEGLDWLSNELSKR, encoded by the exons ATGGGCCTGACCATCTCGTCCCTGTTCGCCCGGTTCTTCGGGAAGAAGCAGATGAGGATCCTGATGG tTGGTTTAGACGCAGCTGGAAAAACCACGATTCTGTACAAACTGAAGCTCGGAGAGATCGTCACCACCATCCCAACCATCG GTTTTAACGTGGAGACGGTCGAGTATAAGAACATCTGTTTCACGGTCTGGGACGTCGGTGGTCAGGACAAGATCCGACCCCTGTGGAGACACTACTTCCAGAACACACAG ggTCTGATTTTCGTGGTGGACAGTAACGACAGAGAGCGAGTACCAGAGTCGGCAGAGGAACTCAACAAGATG ATCCAGGAGGACGAGTTGAAGGACGCCGTTCTTCTTGTGTTTGCGAACAAACAGGATCTTCCAAATGCGATGAGTGTCACTGAACTGACCGACAAGCTGGGTCTGAACAACCTCCGCATCCGAACG TGGCACATTCAGGCGACCTGCGCCACGCAAGGGACGGGTCTGTACGAGGGTCTGGACTGGTTGTCCAATGAGCTGTCAAAACGCTAA
- the lta4h gene encoding leukotriene A-4 hydrolase yields MSSDPSSFSCSSRCVTRHLNVTFHVDFDSHVIRAQVSLTVEVLQDRMSVLTLDTRDLKILSVSANGQAAAFSLGPRHSFKGAPLDITLPFDLSRGQHVIVEVTYETSPSAVALQWLAPEQTAGKKHPYLFSQCQAHHCRSIVPCQDSPSVKHTYYAQVSVPKDLVAVMSALRDGQEVDPQDNNRIIYRFRQPVAMPSYLIAIVVGDLESRVIGPRSRVWSEKEFVDKAASEFSETETMLTTAEDLAGPYVWGQYDILVLPPSFPYGGMENPCLTFATPTLLAGDKSLSNVIAHEISHSWTGNLVTNKTWEHFWLNEGHTVYLERMIGRRMKGEQFRQFKAMGGWKDLQESVNTFGVNNPLTNLVPSLQDVDPDDAFSSVPYEKGFALLYYLEELMGGPEVFMGFVKSYIQLFAYSSVTTDEWKDYLFRYFKEKVDVLNKVDWNAWMFTPGMPPVKPQYDTTLADSCIALSQRWIKAIDLTSFTENDLKTMSSHQLIEFLSLLLQEDPLPLTHLKKMQEVYDLNVVLNAEIRFRWLRLCVRSKWEEAVPLALKMATEQGRMKFTRPLFREVFNFEKFSDEAVRVFLAHRGEMHSVTAGLVAKDLNVDGLKSTSL; encoded by the exons ATGTCCTCAGATCCGTCCTCCTTCTCTTGCTCGTCCCGGTGCGTCACCAGGCACCTGAACGTCACCTTCCACGTGGACTTCGACAGCCAcgtgatcagagctcaggtGTCGCTCACCGTGGAGGTGCTGCAGGACCGAATGTCCGTACTG ACTCTCGACACCAGGGACCTGAAGATCTTGTCTGTGTCGGCCAATGGACAAGCAGCTGCCTTCAGCCTGGGCCCCAGACACAGCTTCAAGGGGGCGCCGCTGGACATCACTCTGCCCTTTGACCTCTCAAG AGGGCAGCATGTGATCGTGGAAGTGACCTATGAGACGTCTCCGTCTGCGGTGGCTCTGCAGTGGCTCGCCCCCGAACAGACCGCGGGGAAGAAGCACCCGTACCTGTTCAGTCAGTGTCAG GCTCACCACTGCAGGAGTATAGTCCCATGTCAGGACAGTCCGTCGGTCAAACACACTTACTAcgcacag GTGTCTGTACCTAAGGACCTGGTTGCTGTGATGAGTGCATTGAGAGACGGACAGGAAGTCGATCCTCAAGACAACAATCGTATCATCTACAGgttcagacagccg GTGGCCATGCCGTCCTACCTGATAGCGATTGTGGTTGGAGATCTAGAGAGCAG AGTGATTGGTCCAAGGTCTAGAGTGTGGTCAGAGAAAGAGTTTGTTGATAAGGCAGCGTCTGAGTTTTCTGAG ACAGAGACCATGTTGACCACTGCGGAGGACCTGGCAGGACCGTATGTGTGGGGTCAGTATGACATCCTGGTTCTTCCGCCATCTTTCCCGTACGGAGGAATGGAGAACCCGTGTCTGACCTTTGCCACTCCGACACTGCTG GCTGGAGATAAATCTCTGTCCAAT GTGATCGCTCATGAGATCTCACACAGCTGGACCGGGAACCTGGTGACCAACAAGACCTGGGAGCACTTCTG GTTGAACGAGGGTCACACGGTGTACCTGGAGAGGATGATTGGCAGGCGTATGAAGGGGGAACAGTTCCGACAGTTTAAGGCGATGGGCGGCTGGAAGGACCTGCAGGAATCT GTGAACACGTTTGGGGTCAACAACCCTCTCACTAACCTGGTTCCCAGTCTCCAGGACGTGGACCCTGACGATGCCTTCTCCTCTGTTCCTTATGAGAAAGGCTTCGCTCTGCTGTATtacctggaggagctgatgggaGGTCCAG AGGTGTTCATGGGCTTTGTGAAGTCGTACATTCAGCTGTTCGCCTACAGCAGTGTGACGACAGACGAGTGGAAGGACTACCTGTTCAGATACTTTAAAGAAAAG GTTGACGTCCTGAACAAGGTGGACTGGAACGCATGGATGTTCACTCCAGGGATGCCTCCTGTCAAACCTCA GTACGACACCACACTGGCTGACTCCTGCATTGCTCTGAGTCAGAGGTGGATCAAG GCCATCGATCTGACCAGCTTCACAGAGAACGACCTGAAGACGATGTCGTCACATCAGCTGATCGAGTTCCTTTCTCTCCTGCTTCAGGAG gatcCTCTTCCTCTGACTCACCTGAAGAAGATGCAGGAGGTTTACGATCTGAACGTCGTTTTGAACGCAGAGATTCGCTTCAG GTGGCTGAGGTTGTGTGTTCGTTCTAAGTGGGAGGAGGCTGTTCCCTTGGCGCTGAAGATGGCGACAGAACAGGGAAGAATGAAGTTCACGAGACCGTTGTTCAG AGAagtttttaactttgaaaagttCAGCGATGAAGCCGTCCGAGTGTTCCTCGCTCATCGAGGGGAGATGCACTCGGTCACCGCTGGACTCGTCGCCAAAGACCTGAATGTTGACGGCCTGAAATCCACCAGTCTGTGA